In Chryseobacterium gleum, a single genomic region encodes these proteins:
- a CDS encoding Kiwa anti-phage protein KwaB-like domain-containing protein, with amino-acid sequence MDKSILVDIIGQASAENLKMYFVTRILKEGMKANARVLEKFDFKVYQIEITDEVRNYLYELSLKQFKKIQDNEDLNFFDYDVIADETEHLFTYQMQNKVGSFSDVVYNQLNQSPPKITDLNDILQDETLWAYCVEFEIDSNKSFYTFRKISPGKVGVEKEKDGEKKSLGSQIRTFFDTNTNTLSLLKSDTVYLDKQIDCIFYEETFYVLKKFYFEQLVGLQEEYKKRAEDVATSISKHQCFGDIKLLTDKIETKASIHKKLMKLEKLGNLNSLTSKNIKKLETLGKKKKAPINLKDGKIQFETEEDIDNVVKLLCDYFKTGDYSGKPYGTYAGKLQVTE; translated from the coding sequence ATGGATAAATCCATTTTGGTCGATATAATTGGTCAGGCAAGTGCGGAAAACTTAAAGATGTATTTTGTCACTCGTATTCTCAAAGAAGGAATGAAAGCTAACGCACGTGTTTTGGAAAAGTTTGACTTTAAAGTTTATCAGATAGAGATTACGGATGAAGTAAGAAACTATCTTTATGAACTTTCATTGAAACAGTTCAAAAAAATTCAGGATAATGAAGATTTAAACTTTTTCGATTATGATGTCATAGCTGACGAAACAGAACATCTGTTTACTTATCAAATGCAGAATAAAGTTGGCTCTTTTTCAGACGTTGTTTATAACCAATTAAACCAAAGCCCACCGAAAATCACAGATTTAAACGATATACTCCAAGATGAAACTCTTTGGGCATATTGTGTCGAGTTTGAAATTGACAGTAATAAATCTTTTTATACATTTAGAAAAATATCCCCCGGAAAAGTAGGAGTGGAAAAGGAAAAAGACGGAGAAAAGAAAAGCTTAGGCAGTCAGATAAGGACTTTTTTTGACACCAATACCAATACACTTTCATTGCTAAAAAGCGATACTGTTTATTTAGACAAACAAATAGATTGTATCTTTTATGAAGAAACTTTTTACGTATTGAAGAAATTTTACTTTGAGCAACTTGTCGGATTACAAGAAGAATATAAGAAGAGAGCGGAAGACGTAGCAACATCAATATCTAAACATCAGTGTTTTGGAGATATTAAGCTTCTAACTGATAAAATAGAAACAAAAGCTTCTATTCATAAAAAGTTGATGAAGTTGGAAAAATTAGGAAATCTAAATTCTTTAACTTCTAAAAACATAAAAAAGTTGGAAACATTGGGTAAAAAGAAAAAAGCACCGATAAACTTAAAAGATGGTAAAATCCAATTTGAAACGGAAGAAGATATAGATAATGTGGTCAAACTATTATGTGACTATTTCAAAACTGGAGATTATTCAGGTAAGCCCTACGGAACATACGCAGGTAAGTTACAAGTGACGGAATAA
- a CDS encoding DUF3408 domain-containing protein: protein MEKDNKRKVTPDINEEMMMNLMVDGVKKDGLQLPAEEQEKEAEQDVVKQVELPQSKPVQRERNRIKKSLDGSYGEHFLKTHSMTKRGDKSIYIRQEYHERLSRIVQVIGKDAIPLYAYLDNILEHHFEMFEKAITDDFNEKFKPIF from the coding sequence ATGGAGAAAGACAATAAAAGAAAAGTAACGCCGGACATTAACGAGGAAATGATGATGAACCTGATGGTAGACGGCGTTAAAAAGGACGGTTTACAGCTACCTGCCGAAGAGCAGGAAAAGGAAGCGGAACAAGATGTGGTAAAGCAGGTTGAGTTACCACAAAGTAAGCCTGTACAACGGGAAAGGAACCGCATCAAAAAAAGCCTTGACGGAAGCTACGGCGAACACTTTTTGAAAACCCATTCGATGACAAAGCGGGGCGATAAAAGCATATATATACGGCAGGAATACCACGAACGGCTATCCCGTATTGTACAGGTTATTGGTAAAGATGCCATACCCCTGTATGCTTATCTCGATAACATACTGGAGCATCATTTTGAGATGTTTGAAAAAGCCATTACCGATGATTTCAACGAAAAGTTTAAACCCATTTTTTAA